A genomic stretch from Hoplias malabaricus isolate fHopMal1 chromosome 4, fHopMal1.hap1, whole genome shotgun sequence includes:
- the epyc gene encoding epiphycan, with product MASWMMMMMMMPVRFLLGLLVLNVVLAYPTRNARQTEVENYDVELDNLDLDHDNFEYYDELIDEPQIEIGTLPPEEDNDNAPGASLEEAEEEERQREKERLDKKKLPTKPKFIPSGSGEPGVLMGPDAQGEEESRPATIDNLQISGEYLGSGDMSGVSEASGDTLSSGISGSGGPLSSRGSGDFSSGGSADAGSGVSGDIGSGISTDFGSGVSGDIVSGVSGDFSSGVSGDIVPEVSGDIVPEVSGDIVPEVSGDMVSGVSADLPSGISGDLGSGPSGVSGLEITFLPDTGEELLITPTIIPEEAIRGSGESGLPDVSGLPDASGFPDVSGLPEESGLPDFSGLPEESGLPDFSGLPEESGLPDFSGLPEESGLLEESGLPDISGLPEESGLPEESGLPDVSGLPEESGLPDVSGLPEESGLPEESGLPDISGLPEESGLPDVSGLPEESGLPDVSGLPEESGLPEESGLPDVSGLPEESGLPEESGLPDVSGLPEESGLPDVSGLPEESGLPEEPEIPEESVTTVEPETTEEPEEPVVTIIPDLGEEEELLPTTQTTPQEGAGEIESGESGLPDSETETDTQGMPTCLLCTCLGGSVYCDDVKLLHVPPLPKDTTHFYARYNKIAKINKSDFANMNKLKRIDLTNNAISKIDDGAFFGLPALEELIIRENKVAQLPALPHTMTLVDASHNKLGSTGIQNEAFKDMTGLLHLYLTDNNIDHMPGPLPDSLRSLHLQNNNIQVIHQDTFCHFNDLNYVRYALEDVRLDGNPVNLSRTPQAYVCLPRIPIGALI from the exons ATAGAGATTGGCACTTTGCCCCCAGAAGAGGACAATGACAATGCACCAGGTGCCTCACTGGAGGAGGCAGAAGAAGAGGAAAGGCAAAGGGAAAAAGAAAGACTGGATAAGAAAAAATTGCCCACAAAGCCCAAGTTTATTCCATCAGGCTCTGGAGAGCCAGGGGTATTGATGGGACCTGATGCCCAGGGAG AGGAGGAGAGTCGTCCGGCAACCATTGACAACCTTCAAATCTCTGGAGAATATTTGGGTTCTGGGGACATGTCTGGAGTTTCAGAGGCTTCTGGAGATACACTAAGTTCTGGAATATCTGGTTCGGGGGGACCTCTGAGTTCTAGAGGCTCTGGGGACTTCAGTAGTGGCGGCTCTGCGGACGCTGGCTCTGGAGTCTCGGGAGACATTGGTTCTGGGATTTCTACAGACTTTGGCTCTGGTGTCTCTGGGGACATTGTGTCTGGAGTCTCTGGAGATTTTAGTTCTGGAGTTTCTGGGGACATTGTTCCTGAAGTTTCTGGGGATATTGTTCCCGAAGTTTCTGGGGATATTGTTCCCGAAGTTTCTGGGGACATGGTTTCTGGAGTCTCTGCAGACTTACCTTCTGGAATCTCTGGGGACCTTGGTTCTGGGCCCTCTGGGGTTTCAGGGTTAGAGATAACATTCCTCCCTGACACAG GGGAGGAGTTACTCATAACACCTACCATCATCCCTGAAGAAGCCATTAGGGGTTCTGGGGAGTCTGGACTTCCTGATGTCTCTGGTTTACCTGATGCCTCTGGTTTTCCTGATGTCTCTGGATTACCTGAGGAGTCTGGTTTACCTGATTTCTCTGGATTACCTGAGGAGTCTGGTTTACCTGATTTCTCTGGATTACCTGAGGAGTCTGGTTTACCTGATTTCTCTGGATTACCAGAGGAGTCTGGTTTACTGGAGGAGTCTGGTTTACCTGATATCTCTGGTTTACCGGAGGAGTCTGGTTTACCTGAGGAGTCTGGTTTACCTGATGTCTCTGGTTTACCGGAGGAGTCTGGTTTACCTGATGTCTCTGGTTTACCAGAGGAGTCTGGTTTACCGGAGGAGTCTGGTTTACCTGATATCTCTGGTTTACCAGAGGAGTCTGGTTTACCTGATGTCTCTGGTTTACCGGAGGAGTCTGGTTTACCTGATGTCTCTGGTTTACCGGAGGAGTCTGGTTTACCGGAAGAGTCTGGTTTACCTGATGTCTCTGGTTTACCGGAGGAGTCTGGTTTACCTGAAGAGTCTGGTTTACCTGATGTCTCTGGTTTACCGGAGGAGTCTGGTTTACCTGATGTCTCTGGTTTACCGGAGGAGTCCGGTTTACCCGAAGAGCCTGAGATTCCTGAGGAGTCTGTGACAACTGTGGAGCCCGAGACTACTGAGGAACCTGAGGAGCCTGTGGTAACAATAATCCCTGACCTAGGAGAAG AGGAGGAGCTGCTTCCCACAACCCAGACCACCCCCCAGGAGGGGGCTGGGGAAATAGAGTCAGGGGAGTCTGGGCTACCTGACTCTGAAACTGAAACTGACACACAAG GTATGCCCACCTGTTTGCTTTGTACCTGCTTGGGAGGATCTGTTTACTGCGACGATGTGAAGCTGTTGCACGTGCCTCCTCTTCCCAAAGACACCACTCATTTCTATGCCCGCTACAACAAGATTGCCAAGATCAACAAATCAGACTTTGCCAACATGA ACAAACTGAAGAGGATTGATCTGACAAATAATGCCATCTCCAAGATCGATGATGGGGCGTTCTTTGGTCTGCCTGCTTTGGAAGAGCTTATAATAAGGGAAAATAAAGTGGCACAACTCCCTGCTCTGCCACACACCATGACACTTGTCGATGCCAGTCACAACAAACTGGGCAGCACTGGCATTCAGAATGAAGCCTTTAAG gACATGACTGGGCTGCTTCACCTCTACTTGACGGACAACAACATTGACCACATGCCTGGTCCTCTACCGGACAGTCTGCGCTCTCTGCACCTACAG AACAACAACATCCAAGTGATACACCAGGACACTTTCTGCCATTTCAACGATTTGAACTACGTTCGCTACGCGTTGGAGGACGTTCGCCTGGATGGCAATCCTGTCAATCTAAGCAGAACCCCGCAGGCCTATGTGTGTTTGCCGCGTATTCCCATTGGTGCCCTAATttaa
- the si:dkeyp-38g8.5 gene encoding caldesmon, with amino-acid sequence MKLSDMDHALYVVQTPPEDNDDGPLNPEYTYKLSEAELVKFVRLRAANDVLFTGKRNTSVIAWRAILKEMGIQRKMSTSQARKKWENLKKKYKEMKNPPPGVTVNPTNWQWFSLMDDAMEGRLNDSEAIVSTSSLGDDHEYRPDKPRKRGRDSYRSEIDFLIEGDESRLSGDTSRGRGDMGSDGDEMEQERALLDSDRAALESERMVLEREKMVLDRERAGLERELAALDRDRASLEREKAAVERDRAAVEHARAQLEKERAEMDKERAKLERNRGALERQRGGDLYDSLGESEKSAEAEMEVASIERRQKFLDLFEKLIETF; translated from the exons ATGAAACTCTCCGACATGGACCACGCGCTGTATGTGGTGCAGACGCCGCCCGAGGACAACGACGACGGCCCGTTAAACCCAGAGTACACATATAAAC TGTCTGAAGCTGAACTGGTGAAGTTTGTGAGGTTACGTGCTGCCAATGATGTCCTGTTCACTGGAAAGAGAAACACATCTGTCATTGCCTGGAG GGCCATCTTGAAAGAAATGGGAATCCAGAGGAAGATGTCCACCAGTCAGGCCAGAAAGAAGTGGGAAAATCTCAAGAAGAAATACAAG GAAATGAAGAACCCACCTCCTGGTGTCACAGTGAATCCCACGAACTGGCAGTGGTTTTCCCTCATGGATGACGCTATGGAGGGCAGGCTGAACGACAGCGAAGCCATTGTGTCTACTTCTTCTCTTGGCGATGACCATGAATATCGCCCTGACAAGCCCAGAAAGAGAGGGCGTGATTCTTACAGAAGCGAGATCGACTTCCTCATCGAAGGAGACGAGTCTCGACTGTCGGGAGACACGTCACGGGGCCGGGGGGATATGGGCAGCGATGGGGATGAGATGGAACAGGAGAGGGCCCTGCTAGATAGCGACCGAGCTGCCCTGGAAAGCGAGCGCATGGTGCTGGAACGAGAGAAGATGGTGCTGGACAGGGAGAGGGCCGGGCTGGAGAGGGAGTTGGCCGCGCTGGACCGGGACAGGGCGTCTCTGGAGAGGGAGAAGGCCGCCGTAGAGCGGGACAGAGCGGCAGTGGAGCACGCGCGGGCTCAGTTGGAGAAAGAGCGAGCAGAGATGGACAAGGAGAGAGCGAAGCTGGAGAGGAACCGAGGGGCCCTGGAGAGACAGCGAGGTGGCGACCTGTATGACAGTCTAGGAGAAAGCGAAAAATCAGCAGAAGCTGAAATGGAAGTGGCCTCTATAGAGAGGAGGCAGAAATTCCTGGATTTGTTTGAGAAGCTGATTGAGACATTTTAA